Part of the Calditrichota bacterium genome, CGGTGGAGACGGAAGCTGCCGCCGCTGCCGGAACTTTTGGCCTGGTAGTTTCTGAGTTGTGAACCACAGTTCGGAGCACACGATGAGAAGGACGAAAATCTGCTGCACCATAGGCCCTGCAAGCGCGTGCCAGAAAACCATCGAAGACCTCATCCGGGCGGGAATGGATGTGGCGCGCCTCAACTTCTCCCACGGGACGCACGAGCAGCACGCCGAGGCCATCGCCATGATCCGCAGCGCTTCGCAACGATTGGGCGCGCCGGTGGCGATCATGCAGGATCTGCAAGGGCCCAAATTGCGCATTGGGCCGGTGGCAGGCGGCTCGTTGACCCTGCATCGTGGGCAGGAGGTCACCATCCTTGCCCAAGAGGCAGAGGCAGGCCCAGGCGTTCTGACCACCTCCTATCAGCACCTGCCCAAGGACGTGCGTCCAGGAGACAAGATTCTGATCGACGACGGCCTCATCCAGCTGAAGGTGCTGGCGACCACCGATGGGTCGGTGACCTGCAAAGTCGTTGAGGGCGGGACGCTCACCAGCTACAAAGGGATTAATCTACCGGGAGTGGATGTCTCCTCCCCGGCGCTGACGGAAAAGGACAGGAAAGACCTCTTATTCGGCCTCGCGCAAGGGGTCGATTTTGTGGCCGTCTCTTTTGTGCGGCGGGCCGCCGACGTTGCAGCAGTGCGGGAGCTCATCGCTGCGCAGGAGGCGCCGGTGCGTGTGATTGCCAAGATCGAGAAGCCGGAGGCACTCGAGGACCTGGATGCCATCCTGCGCATCGCCGATGGGGTGATCGTGGCCCGCGGCGACTTGGGCGTGGAACTGCCGTTGGAAAGGGTGCCGGTTGTACAGCAGCAGATTGTCCACCGCTGCCGGCAGAAAGGGGTGCCCTGCATCGTCGCCACCCAGATGCTGGAGTCCATGCGCACGCAGCCGCGTCCCACCCGGGCAGAGGTCACCGATGTGGCAAATGCCATCCAGGAAGGGGCGGATGCGGTTATGCTCACTGCCGAGACTGCTACCGGCGAGCGCCCGGTGCAGGTGACGAGAATGCTGGCACGCATCATTCGTGCGGTGGAAGGGGAGGAGCGCTACTTGCGCACCGAGGCGCCGCCGCGCCCTGTCGCGACCCCCACCGTTGCCGATGCAGTTGCCGACTCGGCGTGCCGGGCGGCCGCAGACCTGAAAGCGAGGGCCATTGTGACGCTCACCCAGTCTGGCTACACCGCATGCATGATCGCCAAGTACCGGCCGGAGGCGCCGATTATCGCCTTCACCCCGCATGAGGCGGTGCAGCGACAGATGCAGCTTGTCTGGGGTGTGCGTCCCCGCCTGCTCCAGTTTAGCGATGATTTGCAGGACCTCCTGGAAAGAATTGATGCGCACATGCTCGCCGCCCGCCTCGCCTCCTCAGGCGACCTGCTGGTGGTGGTAATGGGCTTCCCCATCCCCAGACGCGGCACGACCAACCTGATGACCGTCCACCAGGTGCGTGGCTGAGTCTGCCGAGCCTCCACCGCTCGGGTGCGATAGACCCCGACACAGCCCTTGGCTCACGGGGCCAAATGGCGCTTGCTTTTCTGCAGGGGCATTTATACATTTTTTGCCCGTGTAGAATCAGAGAAAAGGATGAGAGAGCCTTCATGAAGCCACTCTTCGTGCGTATACGGCAGTATTTCCAGAAGCCTTCGCGGCGGTGGCGCGTCTACGTGCTGTTGGCAGTGGTGCTCTACTTTGTCGCCATCAACCAGGTGATCCGCGTCCGGCCTGACCACGCCTTTGTGGCCTTGCTCATGTTGGCGACTCTCCTTGGCAAGGAGAAAGGCAAGCGCTTCCTCATCGACTGGAGCCCATTCATCGTCTTCTGGACCGCTTACGACATGATGCGGGGCATCGCCGATTCAGTGCGCGGGGTCATCAACGTGGCGCTCCCCTACCGAGTGGAGCTGGCACTCTTCGGCCCACTGTTTGGCGGGCAAATTCCCTGTTTCTTCTTCCAACACTGGCAACAGACGTTGG contains:
- the pyk gene encoding pyruvate kinase, with product MRRTKICCTIGPASACQKTIEDLIRAGMDVARLNFSHGTHEQHAEAIAMIRSASQRLGAPVAIMQDLQGPKLRIGPVAGGSLTLHRGQEVTILAQEAEAGPGVLTTSYQHLPKDVRPGDKILIDDGLIQLKVLATTDGSVTCKVVEGGTLTSYKGINLPGVDVSSPALTEKDRKDLLFGLAQGVDFVAVSFVRRAADVAAVRELIAAQEAPVRVIAKIEKPEALEDLDAILRIADGVIVARGDLGVELPLERVPVVQQQIVHRCRQKGVPCIVATQMLESMRTQPRPTRAEVTDVANAIQEGADAVMLTAETATGERPVQVTRMLARIIRAVEGEERYLRTEAPPRPVATPTVADAVADSACRAAADLKARAIVTLTQSGYTACMIAKYRPEAPIIAFTPHEAVQRQMQLVWGVRPRLLQFSDDLQDLLERIDAHMLAARLASSGDLLVVVMGFPIPRRGTTNLMTVHQVRG